One Corynebacterium appendicis CIP 107643 DNA window includes the following coding sequences:
- a CDS encoding RDD family protein, translating into MGNAQRGGNAEKHSPQPAGGDDYAVVRWPGENLGLPESGPGAMASVMRRAVGVFIDWGICWIISGLIVMNTDAFGGTATLTYFLWWIMGIITGWLFARTPGMAVLGMGVARVDKPGETVGFWRAAVRTILTGFIFPAAIVDANGRGMHDRATGTAVIRS; encoded by the coding sequence ATGGGTAATGCGCAGCGTGGCGGCAACGCCGAAAAACATTCGCCCCAGCCCGCAGGCGGCGACGACTACGCGGTCGTGCGCTGGCCGGGGGAGAACCTCGGATTGCCGGAGTCCGGTCCCGGCGCCATGGCCTCCGTCATGCGGCGCGCGGTGGGCGTGTTCATTGACTGGGGAATCTGCTGGATCATCTCCGGCCTGATCGTCATGAACACCGACGCATTCGGTGGAACGGCAACACTGACCTATTTCCTGTGGTGGATCATGGGGATCATCACCGGCTGGCTGTTCGCCCGCACGCCGGGAATGGCGGTGCTGGGGATGGGCGTCGCCCGCGTCGATAAGCCTGGCGAGACCGTCGGCTTCTGGCGCGCAGCGGTGCGCACCATCTTGACGGGCTTCATCTTCCCCGCAGCGATTGTCGACGCCAACGGTCGCGGCATGCACGACCGCGCGACCGGCACAGCAGTAATCCGCTCGTAA
- a CDS encoding 3-oxoacyl-ACP reductase — MASKGLLEQFINSPLAAKAGVPQGYPLRRYKQGEALLHGPVVVGGNGRLADQITTLLDGPYKLIKAEADTKRAGIVFDATALEKPEDLVQLYEFFNPQLKKVLDNARIVVIGTTPELLESADARIAARALEGFTRSLAKEMRKSATVQLVYVDPAIDGAQINKVESTLRFLLSGKSAFVDAQVIRITPVDVQLPENWDKPLESRLAVVTGAARGIGATIAETLARDGAKVICVDIPQAGEGLAATANKVKGTALPLDVTDPKAAEEIAKHAQERYGRKIDTIVHNAGVTRDKLLVNMDEGRWNMVQNINLVAPVRITEALLDADAFAEKPAIIGVSSMAGIAGNRGQTNYATTKAGVVGFVDALADRIAEAGGSINAVAPGFIETDMTDAMPFGPREVGRRLNSLNQGGQPVDVAETVAYFSAPSSVAVNGNTVRVCGQNLLGA, encoded by the coding sequence GTGGCATCGAAAGGCCTCCTCGAACAGTTCATCAACTCCCCTCTCGCCGCTAAGGCGGGTGTCCCCCAGGGCTACCCCCTGCGCCGCTACAAGCAGGGCGAGGCCCTTCTCCACGGCCCGGTCGTCGTCGGCGGCAACGGCCGTCTGGCCGACCAGATCACCACGCTCCTAGATGGCCCGTACAAGCTGATTAAGGCTGAAGCCGACACCAAGCGTGCCGGCATCGTCTTCGACGCCACCGCACTGGAGAAGCCGGAGGACCTCGTCCAGCTCTACGAATTCTTCAACCCGCAGCTGAAGAAGGTCTTGGACAACGCCCGCATCGTCGTCATCGGCACCACCCCGGAGCTTCTCGAGTCCGCTGATGCCCGCATCGCCGCCCGCGCACTCGAGGGCTTCACGCGCTCCCTGGCCAAGGAAATGCGCAAGTCCGCGACCGTCCAACTCGTCTACGTCGACCCGGCGATCGACGGCGCTCAGATCAACAAGGTCGAGTCCACTCTCCGCTTCCTCCTGTCCGGCAAGTCTGCCTTCGTCGACGCGCAGGTCATCCGGATCACCCCGGTCGATGTCCAGCTGCCGGAGAACTGGGACAAGCCGCTCGAGAGCCGTCTGGCCGTCGTGACCGGTGCCGCCCGCGGCATCGGCGCCACCATTGCTGAAACCCTGGCCCGGGACGGCGCCAAGGTCATTTGCGTGGACATCCCGCAGGCTGGCGAGGGCCTGGCCGCGACCGCTAACAAGGTAAAGGGCACCGCTCTCCCGCTCGACGTCACCGACCCGAAGGCTGCCGAGGAGATCGCCAAGCACGCCCAGGAGCGCTACGGCCGCAAGATCGACACCATCGTCCACAACGCCGGTGTCACCCGCGACAAGCTGCTCGTCAACATGGACGAGGGCCGTTGGAACATGGTCCAGAACATCAACCTCGTCGCACCGGTGCGCATCACCGAGGCACTGCTCGACGCCGACGCATTCGCTGAGAAGCCGGCCATCATCGGTGTTTCCTCCATGGCTGGCATCGCGGGCAACCGCGGCCAGACCAACTACGCCACCACCAAGGCTGGCGTAGTCGGCTTCGTCGACGCCCTCGCTGACCGCATCGCAGAGGCAGGCGGCTCCATCAACGCCGTCGCACCGGGCTTCATCGAGACCGACATGACCGACGCTATGCCATTCGGCCCACGCGAGGTCGGCCGCCGCCTGAACTCCCTGAACCAGGGCGGTCAGCCAGTCGACGTCGCCGAGACCGTCGCATACTTCTCCGCACCGTCCTCCGTCGCTGTCAATGGCAACACCGTCCGCGTCTGCGGCCAGAACCTGCTGGGAGCGTAA
- a CDS encoding DUF4191 domain-containing protein, producing MAKDKKATAADKSAKKEMRSAKRTKRKQTRSQIWQAFNLQRKRDKKLIPLMLAAIVGVALLFFLIGLLFGGEWFMLVPGILFGFVLAMFIFTRRLEGSMYEEVGDTPGAAGWTLENMRNTMGIVWITKTGVAANPQMDTVHRVVGNPGIVLVGEGDPKRLKPMMDKERKRIDRLVAGVPIHEILVGSGEDQVPPKKLQRTLLKLPKNYGKDEVYSVNAKLEAMDNIRGGQRAGLPKGPMPHQAQNMAGMNRKMRRMQQRKGK from the coding sequence ATGGCAAAGGACAAGAAGGCAACCGCAGCCGATAAATCCGCGAAGAAGGAGATGCGCTCGGCGAAGCGCACGAAGCGCAAGCAGACTCGTTCGCAGATTTGGCAGGCGTTCAACCTCCAGCGCAAGCGCGACAAGAAGCTGATCCCGCTGATGCTGGCGGCGATCGTCGGCGTGGCGCTGCTGTTCTTCCTCATCGGCCTGCTGTTCGGCGGCGAATGGTTCATGCTCGTGCCGGGCATCCTGTTCGGCTTCGTGCTGGCCATGTTCATCTTCACCCGCCGCCTCGAGGGCTCGATGTACGAAGAGGTCGGCGACACCCCGGGCGCTGCCGGCTGGACGCTCGAGAACATGCGCAACACCATGGGCATCGTGTGGATCACCAAGACCGGCGTCGCCGCGAACCCGCAGATGGACACCGTCCACCGCGTGGTGGGCAACCCGGGCATCGTGCTCGTCGGCGAGGGCGACCCGAAGCGCCTGAAGCCGATGATGGACAAGGAACGCAAGCGCATCGACCGCCTGGTGGCGGGCGTGCCGATCCACGAGATCCTCGTGGGTTCCGGCGAGGACCAGGTTCCGCCGAAGAAGCTCCAGCGCACCCTGTTGAAACTGCCGAAGAACTACGGCAAGGACGAGGTCTACTCCGTCAACGCGAAGCTCGAGGCGATGGACAATATCCGCGGCGGCCAGCGCGCCGGCCTGCCGAAGGGCCCGATGCCGCACCAGGCGCAGAATATGGCAGGCATGAACCGCAAGATGCGCCGCATGCAGCAGCGCAAGGGCAAATAG
- the glnA gene encoding type I glutamate--ammonia ligase: protein MKFIKDEEVEFVDVRFTDVPGIEHHFSIPASMFDEDAVEAGLAFDGSSIRGFTTVDESDMILMPDLATAQIDPFRKAKTLNVKFFVNDPFTHEAFSRDPRNIALKAEEYLGSTGIADTCFFGAEAEFYLFDSVRYSAEAHKSFYEVDSVEGWWNRDRELENDGTPNLGNKTRMQGGYFPVPPYDQTLDVRDDMALNLAKAGFDIERFHHEVGSGGQQEINYKFNTLLHAADDLQTFKYIIKNTAKKWGKTATFMPKPLAGEAGSGMHAHQSLWKDGEPLFYDESGYGGLSDIARFYIGGILHHAGAVLAFTNPTLNSYHRLVPGFEAPINLVYSQRNRSATIRIPITGTNPKAKRIEFRAPDPSGNPYLGFAAMMMAGLDGVKNRIEPHEPVDKDLYELPPEEAKSIPQAPTSLEAALAALEEDHDFLTEGDVFTDDLIETYIKLKHDNEITPSRMGPTPLEYELYFDV from the coding sequence ATGAAGTTCATCAAGGACGAAGAAGTCGAATTCGTTGACGTCCGCTTCACAGACGTTCCTGGCATCGAGCACCACTTCAGCATCCCAGCTTCCATGTTCGACGAGGACGCTGTCGAGGCAGGCCTGGCATTCGACGGTTCGTCGATCCGCGGCTTCACCACTGTCGACGAATCCGACATGATCCTGATGCCGGATCTCGCCACCGCGCAGATCGACCCGTTCCGCAAGGCGAAGACCCTGAACGTGAAGTTCTTCGTCAACGATCCGTTCACCCACGAGGCGTTCTCCCGCGATCCGCGCAATATCGCGCTGAAGGCGGAAGAGTACCTCGGATCCACCGGCATCGCCGACACCTGCTTCTTCGGCGCTGAGGCGGAGTTCTACCTGTTCGATTCCGTTCGCTACTCCGCCGAGGCCCATAAGTCGTTCTACGAGGTCGACTCCGTCGAGGGTTGGTGGAACCGCGACCGCGAGCTGGAAAACGACGGCACCCCGAACCTGGGCAACAAGACTCGCATGCAGGGCGGCTACTTCCCGGTCCCGCCGTACGACCAGACCCTCGATGTCCGCGACGACATGGCCCTGAACCTGGCCAAGGCCGGATTCGACATTGAGCGCTTCCACCACGAGGTGGGTTCCGGCGGCCAGCAGGAGATCAACTATAAGTTCAACACCCTGCTGCACGCCGCGGACGACCTGCAGACTTTCAAGTACATCATCAAGAACACCGCCAAGAAGTGGGGCAAGACCGCGACGTTCATGCCAAAGCCGCTGGCTGGCGAGGCCGGCTCGGGCATGCACGCCCATCAGTCCCTGTGGAAGGACGGCGAGCCGCTGTTCTACGACGAGTCCGGCTACGGCGGCCTGTCCGATATCGCCCGCTTCTACATCGGCGGCATCCTGCACCACGCCGGCGCTGTCCTGGCGTTCACCAACCCGACGCTGAACTCCTACCACCGCCTGGTGCCGGGCTTCGAGGCCCCGATCAACCTCGTGTATTCGCAGCGCAACCGCTCCGCCACGATCCGTATCCCGATCACGGGCACCAATCCGAAGGCGAAGCGCATCGAGTTCCGCGCGCCGGACCCGTCGGGCAACCCGTATCTCGGTTTCGCCGCGATGATGATGGCTGGCCTGGACGGTGTGAAGAACCGCATCGAGCCGCACGAGCCGGTGGACAAGGACCTCTATGAGCTCCCGCCGGAGGAGGCCAAGTCCATCCCGCAGGCACCGACCTCGCTCGAGGCCGCCCTGGCTGCGCTGGAGGAGGACCACGACTTCCTCACCGAGGGCGATGTCTTCACCGACGACCTGATCGAGACCTATATCAAGCTCAAGCACGACAACGAGATCACCCCGTCGCGCATGGGCCCGACGCCGCTCGAGTACGAGCTGTACTTCGACGTCTAA
- a CDS encoding acetyl-CoA C-acetyltransferase — MNQPRKVAILGGNRIPFARSNKEYAKASNQDMLTSTLNGLVARYGLQDQEMGLVVGGAVLKHARDFNLVRESVLGSELAPSTPAFDLQHACGTSLTSAIQVADAIALGRIENGIACGSDTTSDAPLAVNDTLRKTLIRLSNAKSVKDQLKLAGSIRPSQLAPEQPQNGEPRTGLSMGEHAAITAREMEITREAQDELAATSHQNLAKAYDEGFFDDLMTPFLGVNRDTNLRPDSTVEKLSKLKPVFGKKDAEQHGGTATMTAGNSTPLTDGAAAVLLGSEEWAEEQNLPVRAYLVDSELAAVDFVSGKDGLLMAPTYAVPRLLERNGLTLQDFDFYEIHEAFASQVLATLKAWEDETYCRERLGLDAPLGSIDRSKLNVKGSSLAAGHPFAATGARILASAAKTLEENGGGRTLISVCEAGGQGVVAIVER, encoded by the coding sequence ATGAATCAACCCCGCAAAGTAGCCATCCTCGGCGGAAATCGTATCCCGTTCGCGCGTTCCAATAAGGAGTACGCGAAGGCCTCTAACCAGGACATGCTGACCTCGACCCTCAACGGTCTGGTCGCACGCTATGGCCTGCAGGACCAAGAGATGGGTCTCGTCGTCGGCGGCGCTGTGCTGAAGCACGCGCGCGATTTCAACCTCGTCCGCGAGTCCGTGCTCGGCTCCGAGCTGGCGCCTTCCACCCCGGCTTTCGACCTGCAACACGCCTGCGGCACGTCGCTGACCTCCGCTATCCAGGTCGCTGACGCGATCGCCCTCGGCCGCATCGAGAACGGCATCGCCTGCGGTTCCGACACCACCTCGGATGCGCCGCTGGCTGTCAACGACACCCTCCGCAAGACGCTGATCCGTCTGTCCAACGCGAAGTCCGTGAAGGACCAGTTGAAGCTCGCCGGTTCCATCCGTCCGAGCCAGCTCGCTCCGGAGCAGCCGCAGAACGGCGAGCCGCGCACCGGCCTGTCCATGGGTGAACATGCTGCAATCACCGCCCGCGAGATGGAGATCACCCGTGAGGCCCAAGATGAGCTGGCGGCGACCTCCCACCAGAACCTGGCAAAGGCGTACGACGAGGGCTTCTTCGACGACCTGATGACCCCGTTCCTGGGCGTCAACCGCGACACGAACCTCCGCCCGGATTCCACCGTGGAGAAGCTGTCCAAGCTCAAGCCGGTCTTCGGCAAGAAGGACGCGGAGCAGCACGGTGGCACCGCCACCATGACCGCTGGCAACTCCACCCCGCTTACCGACGGCGCCGCGGCAGTCCTGCTGGGTTCCGAGGAGTGGGCGGAGGAGCAGAACCTCCCGGTCCGCGCGTACCTGGTCGACTCTGAGCTGGCCGCCGTGGACTTCGTCTCCGGCAAGGACGGCCTGCTGATGGCTCCGACCTACGCAGTTCCGCGCCTGCTCGAGCGCAACGGCCTGACCCTGCAGGACTTCGACTTCTACGAGATCCACGAAGCATTCGCTTCCCAGGTGCTTGCCACCCTCAAGGCCTGGGAAGACGAGACCTACTGCCGCGAGCGCCTCGGCCTGGACGCCCCGCTGGGCTCCATCGACCGCTCCAAGCTCAACGTCAAGGGCTCTTCGCTGGCAGCCGGCCACCCGTTCGCGGCGACCGGTGCACGCATCCTCGCTTCCGCGGCGAAGACCCTCGAGGAAAACGGTGGCGGCCGCACCCTGATCTCCGTCTGCGAGGCAGGCGGCCAGGGCGTTGTCGCGATCGTCGAGCGCTAA
- a CDS encoding MaoC/PaaZ C-terminal domain-containing protein produces MTTPVNKGNDGNDPKKKAEAAAADAQAEVKETAAKAQNKAENVAGKAKDAVDGVKEKVADTAEKVEQKIESQDEPKTSTKAPSGGNRTYENLSSIPDMKAINRKIFLSAIPGIGGTREAKQDPTSAIQVSGIKVDKANLADYTSATGLRLGNDLPPTYFFVLSFPLVMELLSRPDFPYAAMGAVHVTNVIEQTRTLKIDDTYTIRSHGENLRPHRRGLLVDIVTEIFVEGDDTNKPVWRQTSTFLGMGAKFAKSADVSVTTRAEDSGKVLPKPELPEFKPNARWRWNGSNVDAYVEASNDHNPIHTSNLGAKLFGFPARIAHGMYSAAAVLAPLEGRLPDALRYSVEFVKPVVIPAQVALWTIKEDDGSHDIQLRGSSKPEKLHLNAEITPL; encoded by the coding sequence ATGACTACTCCTGTAAACAAGGGCAACGACGGCAACGACCCGAAGAAGAAAGCCGAAGCAGCCGCCGCCGACGCTCAGGCTGAAGTCAAGGAAACTGCAGCCAAGGCTCAGAACAAGGCCGAAAATGTCGCCGGCAAGGCAAAGGATGCCGTCGACGGGGTGAAGGAAAAGGTCGCCGACACCGCTGAGAAGGTCGAGCAGAAGATTGAATCTCAGGACGAGCCGAAGACCTCCACGAAGGCACCGTCGGGCGGCAACCGCACCTACGAAAACCTTTCGTCCATCCCGGACATGAAGGCAATCAACCGCAAGATCTTCCTCAGCGCGATCCCGGGTATCGGCGGCACCCGCGAAGCGAAACAGGACCCGACCTCGGCAATCCAGGTAAGCGGCATCAAGGTGGACAAGGCCAACCTGGCCGACTACACCAGCGCGACCGGGCTGCGCCTGGGCAACGACCTGCCGCCGACCTACTTCTTCGTTCTTTCCTTCCCGCTGGTCATGGAACTGCTCTCCCGCCCGGACTTCCCGTACGCGGCGATGGGCGCGGTGCACGTGACCAACGTGATCGAGCAGACCCGCACGCTCAAGATCGACGACACCTACACCATCCGTTCCCACGGCGAGAACCTGCGCCCACACCGCCGTGGACTGCTGGTGGACATCGTCACCGAAATCTTCGTCGAGGGCGACGACACCAACAAGCCGGTATGGCGCCAGACGTCGACCTTCCTGGGCATGGGCGCGAAATTCGCCAAGTCGGCCGATGTCAGCGTGACAACCCGCGCGGAGGATTCCGGCAAGGTCCTGCCCAAGCCGGAACTGCCGGAGTTCAAGCCGAACGCCCGTTGGCGCTGGAACGGCTCCAATGTCGACGCGTACGTCGAGGCCTCTAACGACCACAACCCGATTCACACCTCCAACCTGGGTGCGAAGCTCTTCGGCTTCCCGGCGCGCATCGCCCACGGCATGTACTCCGCCGCGGCTGTGCTCGCCCCGCTGGAGGGCCGTCTGCCGGATGCGCTGCGCTACTCCGTCGAGTTCGTCAAGCCCGTGGTGATTCCGGCGCAGGTCGCGCTGTGGACCATCAAAGAGGACGACGGCTCTCACGACATCCAGCTGCGCGGTTCCTCCAAGCCGGAGAAGCTGCACCTCAACGCGGAGATCACCCCTCTGTAA
- a CDS encoding glycoside hydrolase family 25 protein, giving the protein MTDPATPDAPGIQIGIDVSEHQDGLSLVQAAAEGIQFVVVRTTDGTYRDRTYASHVDDARRAGLPVEAYHYLRNPSEGTTVAEQVEASCAVMGPRVYPVWIDCETPAGLRVDHVRQARDEFAARGVTVAGIYTYPRYWRWRMFGAATAEFGAVWAAEYGADRAGPPRELLDGRQWPGSVGKQPPVMWQYGSRGLVAGYEVDVNVRRVIST; this is encoded by the coding sequence ATGACGGATCCTGCCACGCCTGATGCCCCCGGAATCCAGATCGGCATCGACGTCAGCGAGCACCAGGACGGGCTGAGCCTGGTGCAGGCGGCTGCCGAGGGCATCCAGTTCGTCGTCGTGCGCACCACCGACGGCACCTACCGCGACCGGACGTACGCATCGCATGTCGACGATGCCCGCCGCGCCGGATTGCCCGTCGAGGCCTACCACTACCTGCGCAACCCGTCCGAGGGAACCACCGTCGCTGAGCAGGTCGAGGCCTCCTGTGCGGTGATGGGGCCGCGGGTGTATCCAGTCTGGATCGACTGCGAAACTCCCGCCGGTCTGCGCGTGGACCATGTGCGCCAGGCGCGCGACGAATTCGCCGCGCGCGGGGTGACCGTGGCCGGGATCTACACCTACCCGCGCTATTGGCGCTGGCGGATGTTCGGCGCCGCGACCGCCGAATTCGGCGCTGTATGGGCCGCCGAGTACGGCGCGGATCGCGCCGGGCCGCCGCGGGAACTTCTCGACGGCCGCCAGTGGCCGGGGAGCGTTGGAAAGCAACCTCCCGTGATGTGGCAGTACGGGTCGCGCGGCCTCGTCGCCGGCTACGAGGTCGACGTCAATGTGCGGCGCGTGATCAGCACGTAA
- a CDS encoding type II toxin-antitoxin system VapC family toxin: MDRKEEPVRVAVDSNLFISLFLDEDENLNDRTEAVLGYDGFDVVLSTLVGIEGVGAVGMRKGASIGPIDNEEIQAARRFFDNADVLWMEVNRKVMLRARDYSTQFVIKPPDATVLACAVESGCEYLFTNDVGLIKHSDSIPGIEICPPPPLTFFPGEEKGFVLPDQPGGEAELPD; encoded by the coding sequence ATGGATCGTAAGGAAGAACCAGTCCGCGTTGCCGTGGATTCGAATCTCTTTATCAGCTTGTTTCTGGACGAAGATGAGAACCTCAACGACCGCACCGAAGCGGTGTTGGGTTACGACGGATTCGATGTGGTTCTATCCACGTTGGTTGGCATCGAAGGCGTCGGAGCCGTCGGAATGCGCAAAGGAGCCAGCATTGGCCCTATCGATAACGAAGAAATCCAAGCCGCCCGCAGATTCTTCGATAATGCGGACGTTTTATGGATGGAAGTCAACCGCAAAGTCATGCTTCGCGCCCGTGATTACTCCACACAGTTTGTGATCAAACCGCCAGACGCCACTGTTCTTGCTTGTGCGGTCGAATCTGGCTGCGAGTATTTATTTACGAATGACGTCGGCCTCATAAAACACTCTGACTCGATCCCTGGAATTGAGATATGTCCTCCTCCGCCGCTCACGTTCTTCCCAGGTGAAGAGAAGGGATTCGTTCTTCCAGATCAACCGGGTGGCGAAGCTGAATTGCCTGATTGA
- a CDS encoding acyl-CoA dehydrogenase family protein, translated as MTSVEDKVRKVNLERRPQKAHPESRSPQALPETPDAAVAGKLKTLLDGQWEEQKDNIREQLNREESLPMIEGSVEEIRAALLEKVKMVAASGMMQTAFSKANGGSGEAHIGILGLDLLGQFNGSLAIKSGVQFGLWGGAVDVLGTERHREYAQGAMDLSKLGAYGMTERGHGSNVQELETTATYDPETKEFVINSPSPSATKVYIGNTARDGRWSAVFAQLYTPGVEESHGVHCFVVRIREEDGSPVEGVSIGDHGHKGGLLGVDNGTLTFDNVRIPREALLNQFGDVDEEGNYTSAIDSKNRRFFTMLGTLIRGRLAVGAAGAGATKSSLAIALKYAHQRRQFDYGDTGTEDKLIDYRAHRRRLIIPLARSYALQLLQNQLTARYADQTERQASGEWSVTNPTDAQALASREMETLAAAFKAVATEHATDTIQECREACGGAGFMSENLLTTYRADTDVYNTFEGDNTVLLQLAGKNLLTAYTSEMANPSAMDIVKFAATNVTDIFRSRAGLGSTVQSVVDTFTNEESSLFDADYQLKVVQMREQLVMRSLIRRIQGARKLDKAEAAKVIDKAQDHMLNAAWAYLENLMVQAMIEAERSLPVGSTERAVFEQVRHLFVLDTIVREAGWYQEHNVISSGRVKAARASINDLVDSLGPWSEVLVDAFAVPSVVLDRPLFKDGGTDDSRDNPEAMRVGSNIPTAKK; from the coding sequence ATGACTTCTGTTGAGGATAAAGTCCGCAAGGTCAATCTGGAGCGCCGCCCCCAGAAGGCGCATCCCGAATCCCGTTCCCCGCAGGCACTGCCGGAGACCCCGGACGCAGCAGTCGCGGGCAAACTGAAAACGCTGCTTGACGGCCAGTGGGAAGAGCAGAAGGACAACATCCGCGAGCAGCTCAACCGCGAAGAATCGCTGCCGATGATCGAGGGATCCGTCGAGGAAATCCGCGCTGCCCTGCTGGAAAAGGTCAAAATGGTGGCTGCCTCGGGCATGATGCAGACCGCATTCTCCAAGGCCAACGGTGGCTCCGGCGAGGCTCATATCGGCATTCTTGGCTTAGACCTGCTCGGGCAGTTCAACGGTTCGCTGGCTATCAAGTCCGGCGTGCAGTTCGGCCTGTGGGGTGGCGCTGTGGACGTGCTCGGCACCGAGCGCCACCGCGAGTACGCGCAGGGCGCCATGGACCTGTCCAAGCTCGGCGCCTACGGCATGACCGAGCGCGGCCACGGCTCCAACGTCCAGGAGCTGGAGACCACGGCAACCTACGACCCGGAGACCAAGGAGTTCGTGATCAACTCCCCGTCTCCGTCCGCGACGAAGGTCTACATCGGCAACACCGCACGCGACGGCCGTTGGTCCGCAGTCTTCGCTCAGCTCTACACCCCGGGTGTGGAGGAGTCTCACGGCGTGCACTGCTTCGTGGTGCGCATCCGCGAGGAGGACGGTTCCCCTGTCGAGGGCGTGTCCATCGGCGACCACGGCCACAAGGGCGGCCTGCTCGGTGTCGACAACGGCACCCTGACCTTCGATAATGTCCGCATCCCGCGCGAGGCTCTGCTGAACCAGTTCGGCGACGTCGACGAGGAAGGCAACTACACCTCGGCGATCGACTCGAAGAACCGCCGCTTCTTCACCATGCTGGGCACCCTGATCCGCGGCCGCCTCGCCGTCGGCGCCGCCGGCGCAGGTGCGACCAAGTCCTCCCTGGCGATCGCCCTGAAGTACGCGCACCAGCGCCGCCAGTTCGATTACGGCGACACTGGCACTGAGGACAAGCTGATCGACTACCGCGCGCACCGTCGCCGCCTGATCATTCCGCTGGCACGCTCCTACGCGCTCCAGCTGCTGCAGAACCAGTTGACGGCACGCTACGCGGACCAGACCGAGCGCCAGGCGTCCGGCGAGTGGTCCGTGACCAACCCGACCGATGCGCAGGCGCTCGCGTCCCGCGAAATGGAGACCCTTGCGGCGGCCTTCAAGGCTGTGGCCACCGAGCACGCCACGGACACCATCCAGGAGTGCCGCGAGGCCTGCGGCGGCGCCGGCTTCATGTCGGAGAACCTGCTGACCACCTACCGCGCAGACACCGACGTGTACAACACGTTCGAGGGCGACAACACCGTCCTGCTGCAGCTGGCCGGCAAGAACCTGCTGACGGCCTACACCAGCGAGATGGCTAACCCGTCCGCGATGGACATCGTGAAGTTCGCGGCCACCAACGTGACCGACATCTTCCGCAGCCGCGCCGGCCTGGGCTCCACCGTCCAGTCCGTGGTGGACACTTTCACCAACGAAGAGTCGTCGCTGTTCGACGCCGACTACCAGCTGAAGGTCGTCCAGATGCGCGAGCAGCTGGTCATGCGCTCCCTGATCCGCCGCATCCAGGGCGCACGCAAGCTGGACAAGGCCGAGGCCGCCAAGGTCATCGACAAGGCCCAGGACCACATGCTGAACGCGGCGTGGGCCTACCTCGAGAACCTCATGGTTCAGGCCATGATCGAGGCGGAACGCTCCCTGCCGGTCGGCTCCACCGAGCGCGCTGTCTTCGAGCAGGTCCGCCACCTGTTCGTCTTGGACACCATCGTCCGCGAGGCTGGCTGGTACCAGGAGCACAACGTGATCTCCTCTGGCCGCGTCAAGGCAGCCCGCGCCTCCATCAACGACCTGGTCGACTCCCTCGGCCCGTGGTCCGAGGTGCTCGTGGACGCCTTCGCCGTCCCGTCTGTCGTGCTCGACCGCCCGCTGTTCAAGGACGGCGGCACGGACGATTCCCGCGACAACCCGGAGGCAATGAGGGTCGGCTCCAATATCCCGACCGCTAAAAAGTAG
- a CDS encoding TDT family transporter, with product MTDKFRQLPPPGPAWGGSLMGTSIVARLLVEKQMMFGASVFSAIACVILVVLVYGFARYRHPSFERTTMAEWSMFFIGILALGAALSGVTGEGVYRLIGFWIGAPVTVVTWAIQLTRFDGTPRFTWGLPLVGPMISASVAGWLARDYGEIYHIMGTVFFAMSILTAVPVFIRVYWAAWHRKVDLRGPNSATAWVPLGVVGQSTTAMQILYPGPVSIFYGLIALGIAIPLALFAMFTFYPNVVRWVEYSPAWWSCTFPPGTISMGGHQLALVNGSEWLDVVALSIPLLLIIHWSLCSGRFLSWVAEGRPNKSEV from the coding sequence GTGACTGATAAGTTCCGCCAACTGCCTCCGCCCGGCCCCGCTTGGGGCGGCAGCCTCATGGGCACGTCGATCGTCGCGCGTCTGCTCGTCGAAAAGCAGATGATGTTCGGCGCGAGCGTCTTTAGCGCGATCGCCTGCGTGATCCTCGTGGTGCTCGTGTACGGTTTCGCGCGTTACCGCCACCCGAGCTTCGAGCGCACCACCATGGCGGAATGGTCGATGTTCTTCATCGGCATCTTGGCACTTGGCGCCGCGCTCTCCGGCGTCACGGGCGAGGGCGTGTACCGCCTCATTGGCTTCTGGATCGGTGCGCCCGTCACGGTAGTCACGTGGGCAATCCAGCTCACACGTTTCGACGGCACGCCCCGCTTCACCTGGGGACTGCCTCTCGTCGGGCCGATGATTTCGGCGTCAGTGGCGGGCTGGCTCGCCCGCGATTACGGCGAGATCTACCACATCATGGGCACGGTCTTTTTCGCCATGTCGATCCTGACCGCGGTGCCAGTGTTCATCCGTGTCTATTGGGCGGCGTGGCACCGGAAAGTGGACCTGCGCGGACCGAATTCAGCGACCGCGTGGGTTCCACTCGGCGTTGTCGGCCAGTCCACGACGGCAATGCAGATCCTCTACCCCGGTCCGGTCTCGATCTTCTACGGCCTGATCGCGCTCGGCATCGCCATTCCGCTGGCGCTGTTCGCGATGTTCACCTTCTACCCCAATGTCGTGCGTTGGGTCGAATACTCCCCGGCGTGGTGGTCGTGCACCTTCCCACCGGGAACAATCAGCATGGGTGGCCACCAGCTGGCCCTCGTCAACGGATCGGAGTGGCTCGATGTTGTCGCGCTGAGTATCCCGCTTCTCCTCATCATCCACTGGTCGCTGTGCTCGGGACGCTTTTTGAGCTGGGTGGCAGAAGGACGCCCCAACAAGTCGGAGGTATAA